One Epinephelus moara isolate mb chromosome 20, YSFRI_EMoa_1.0, whole genome shotgun sequence genomic window carries:
- the LOC126407856 gene encoding protein brawnin: MPAGVSWPRYLRMFGASILAMFAGAQVVHQYYLPDLTIPEVPPKPGELQTELRGYKVREEAAATLQRLQTEEKVD; this comes from the exons atgcCAGCCGGTGTGTCTTGGCCTCGGTACCTGAGGATGTTTGGTGCAAGTATATTGGCCATGTTTGCAGGAGCACAGGTCGTCCACCAATACTACCTACCTGACCTG ACTATACCAGAGGTTCCACCAAAGCCCGGGGAGCTGCAGACAGAACTGCGAGGCTACAAAGTCAGAGAAGAAGCTGCTGCGACGTTACAGCGGCTACAAACAGAAGAGAAGGTGGACTGA